In the Octadecabacter sp. SW4 genome, one interval contains:
- a CDS encoding NAD-dependent epimerase/dehydratase family protein, whose translation MPKALVTGAAGFIGYHLCQRLLADGFDVIGFDAMTDYYDVRLKQRRQANLLQSQRFRAVNDRLENDGVLHDLIAQEKPDIIVHLAAQAGVRYSIDAPRSYVESNLIGTFNLLEAVRATPCTHLLMASTSSVYGANTDMPYGETDKADSQMSFYAATKKANEAMGHSYAHLYDIPITMFRFFTVYGPWGRPDMALFKFTRAMLSGDPIDVYNHGDMSRDFTYVSDLVEGIRLLIDAAPERPKDTPAKGDSLSPVAPYRIVNIGNGEPTQLIAFIQAIEKSTGRKAICNMVDMQPGDVPATWANGDLLRELTGYAPQTSLQDGVDAFVAWYREYYDV comes from the coding sequence ATGCCCAAAGCCCTAGTTACCGGCGCCGCCGGATTTATCGGATATCACTTGTGTCAGCGGCTGTTGGCGGACGGGTTTGATGTGATCGGCTTTGACGCGATGACCGATTATTATGATGTGCGGCTGAAACAGCGGCGGCAAGCAAACCTGCTGCAATCGCAACGCTTTCGCGCTGTGAACGACCGGTTGGAAAATGACGGTGTGCTGCATGATCTGATCGCGCAGGAAAAGCCCGACATCATCGTCCACCTCGCTGCGCAGGCTGGTGTGCGCTATTCCATCGACGCGCCGCGCTCGTATGTCGAAAGCAACCTGATCGGCACCTTCAATCTGCTCGAAGCTGTGCGCGCCACGCCTTGCACGCATTTGCTGATGGCCTCCACCTCATCGGTTTACGGGGCCAATACCGATATGCCCTACGGCGAAACCGACAAGGCCGACAGCCAGATGTCGTTCTACGCCGCCACAAAAAAGGCCAACGAGGCGATGGGCCATTCCTATGCCCACCTTTATGACATCCCGATCACGATGTTCCGGTTCTTTACGGTTTACGGCCCGTGGGGCCGTCCCGACATGGCCCTGTTCAAGTTCACCCGCGCGATGCTGAGCGGAGATCCGATTGACGTTTACAATCACGGGGATATGAGCCGCGACTTCACCTATGTGTCCGATCTGGTCGAGGGGATCCGCCTGCTGATTGATGCGGCACCCGAACGGCCCAAAGATACGCCCGCCAAGGGCGATAGCCTGTCCCCCGTCGCGCCCTACCGCATCGTGAATATCGGCAATGGCGAACCCACGCAGTTGATTGCGTTCATCCAAGCCATCGAAAAATCCACTGGCAGGAAAGCCATCTGCAATATGGTCGATATGCAGCCGGGAGATGTGCCCGCAACCTGGGCCAACGGAGACCTGCTGCGCGAGCTGACGGGATATGCGCCGCAAACCAGCCTTCAGGACGGCGTCGACGCCTTCGTCGCGTGGTATCGCGAATATTATGATGTCTAG